A region of the Callithrix jacchus isolate 240 chromosome 5, calJac240_pri, whole genome shotgun sequence genome:
attatcccggcatgatggctcatgcctgtaatcccagctactggagaggctgaggcagaattgcttgaacccaaaggtggaggttgcagtgagccaagattgcaccactgctctccagcctaggtaaaGAAGCGAGACtctgttcaaagaaaaaaaaaaaaagtaaggccaggcatggtggctcacacctgtaatcctagcactttggggggccaaggtgggtggataacctaaggtcacgtgttcaagactagcctggccaatatatgaaacctgtctctactaaaaatatgaaaattagccaggtgtggtggcacacacctgtaatcccagctactcggaaggctgaggcaggagaattgcttgaacccgggggcggaggttgcagtgagcagagattgcaccatttcactccagcctgggtgacacagcacaactctgtctcaaaacaaaaagaaaagaaagcaacacTTAAGGGCAGAGAGGGATAAAGGACAGAAAGGAGAGGATCTTAAATAGCAGAAGAGTTTGCTCTTAGGACaggggaaggcaaggaaaggattTCAATAGGGGAATAACAATCACATTTTTTAAGGCCTTACCATTAAGGCCTCTTCCAATTAAGTTATAAATGCTGGTCTAGGGTTGGCCTTCCAGGCCCTATTTAACTCCTAGGTAGCAGAAGAGGAAGGTACCAAAGAAATAGATATAAAATCACTTTTTATTATTCAATTAGGGTTTTCTTTTTGCAGACAGATACTGTTTTACTCATTTGTCTAAAAGGGGGTATGTagctgaaggaagagaaaaaagtggCCGGGGGCCAGGGCAGCTGCTCTAAGTCAGGGGCTGGCTGTCCTAGGGAGCTCTGTGACCAAACTGGAGTCCAGTCTTCCCTCCCTGTGTGACAGGAGTGGAACTGACCTTGAACAGGATGACTAGAATCACAATCAAAACCAGAAGTCCACCAACACTGCCTTTGATGATGACAGGCAAAGAAGAGTGCTTCTCCTCCTTCAGGAAGATGATGGTGATCTACACAAGACAAAGATCATCCAATGAATCAGGTGAGGCAAATGAGGAAAAAATTCTACACGTTATTTTAAGGAGGAAAACACGAGCACTTGGAAACATCCCGTGTATTGATCAAAACTGACAatagtccatcctggtcaacatagtgaaaccccatctctactaaaaagacgaaaaattagctgggcatggtggcgcgtgcctataatcccagctactcgggaggctgaggcaggagaattgcctgaacccaggaggcggaggttgcagtgagccgagatcgcgccattgcactccagcctgaataaaaagagcgaaactccatctcaaaaaataaataattaaactaaCCGACAATAGTCAAGCAAAAAGCGAAATATTCCCTGACGCAGCATTTGAAATCATCTAAAATTATCCAATCATCCAGAGACTTCATAAGAAACTATTCGGGCCTCTTATCTAGAAGGGCTAGATCTCTCAGGAGATTGTGACCTTCTGTTAAAGATGCCCTGACAGCTTCAAAGAGGGAATTTGGTCTCAACCCAGGACTGCGAGACAGTCATGCAGCTGTGTGGCTCTACGTCCTGGAGCCTCAGGCCTATTCTTTAAAATGATGACTCTGAATGAACTCCGTTTTGACGGCTCCTTCTCATCTTGCACAGATCCCTAAAGGCTTCGGTTATACATTTCCCTACACAAAATACATGACAAAAGTACTGCTCTCCTCCTCACCAGACTAAAAAGTGTGTACTACCTAAGGGACATCATAAATGCAGATCACATCCGTGTGTACTGCTTGCAGAGCTCGGCTACGAGAGTCAGCCTCAGCTTTTCTACCTGCAGAGCTCAGCTACCAGAAGTCAGcctcagcttttgttttccaCAGGCCCTCCCAATTTCGGGAGTCTCATCTCTCTTCGTGCAGGGCTCAGCTGGAAAGTTCAGGGGATGTGCTTCCTGAGATCCAGGTATGGCCCTTCCAAGTTGTGGCCACAGCAAATTCCCAGGACTTGGGTGGAGCCAGAGAGCCAAGAAGACTTCTCTGCCCGCCTAGAGCACTGAGTTCCCTTCATGCGTACGGTTAAGCTCCAAGGTCAGGGATGCTTTGGAGAGGTTTCTGTACAGGGTGAAGGGCTGTACACACTTACCTTTAAGGCCTCTTCCAATTACGTTGCAAGTGCTGGTTGACCTAAAGTCGACCTTCCAGATCCCCTTTCACTCACAGGTAGCTGAACTAATAGGAGTGAAGTCCCAGGCCTTGAGAATAGGGAGGTGCCATAGCAACAAAGAGGGAGGAATAACAGAAAGAGGGCCGGAATATTATTCTTCTAATATTCTACCTAAGGAGAATAACGGGGACTTGAGAACCTGGGTTTGGGAAATGAAAGGAAGTCCCGAGGTGACAGTTGGGAAACAGGCCAGATCTGAGTAgaagaaatgtctttatttctcaaaGCCGTCTCCCTTTAGCCTCTTCTAAACCCAGATTCCCCAAAGTGTCCCAACAATGCCCTAGTAGAGGTTAAGGTGAAGCGGGACACCGGGTACCACTGCCTGCAGCAAACACCGACGCGCGCACCCAGAAACACCGACGCGGACACCCAGAAACACCGACGCGGGCACCCAGAAACACCGACGCGGGCACCCAGAAACACCGACGCGGACACCCAGAAACACCGACGCGGGCACCCAGAAACACCGACGCGGGCACCCAGAAACACCGACGCGGGCACCCAGAAACACCGACGCGGGCACCCAGAAACACCGACGCGCGCACCCAGAAACACCGACGCTGGCACCCAGAAACACATGCGGGTCTGCCCAGCACCCACTCTCTCCTGTCAGATTTTGTTCAGACTCATGACTGGTCTAAGGTGATCATGACACAGCTATCTTTGCCAGTGACTGACATGAGACTCAGATCTCACTAATAAGATATAAGAGGATGTCTCCTGGGAGCTTTGGGGAAATGTTTCATCCCTTAAAAGGGAAGGCACATGAAGAAAAATCCTTTTCTTCTGAGTTCTTCCTGTTTTGTATCCTGCCATGTGAAAATATAGCCTGTGGAGATGTGGCAACTTTGTGCTGGCCGTGAAGGAAAGCATCCCCAACACAGCAGAGTGCAAGGACCAAAGAAATCAGACCATCACCCCGGGTCGGCCTCCCCCACTGCAAAACTAGCACACGCCCTTGCTGTGGCTGCAATGCATTTGGATACACAGTTACTTATACTCACAGAGTTGCTGTAAGTGTCAGGTGCTTATTATCGTCAGGAACGACTTAACACTTGGCTAAGGATATTGGATTTAAAGAAAGGAGTTTTGGGGAATCTCCTATAGAAATAAAAGCATCAGTGACTAAGAGGGGGaaatatatcaattttaaatGTGCACAGAAGAAACTTATTAGTCACTCCTCCCTGCTGGGGCATAGGAAGCGAGAAAGTGCAGGagccattatttttcatttcgtACCCTTCTCTGTATGGCTTGGATTTTCTTGCTAttacttttatttgttaaaatctgGGGCTCTTCTATTTCTTCCACATTGTTTTCTAATGCACTACttagccggacacagtggctcacacctgtaatccaagcactttgggaggccaaggtgggaggatcacctgaggtcaggagttcgagaccagcctagccaacatggtgaaaccctgtctctatttaaaaaaaaaaaaaaattagccaggtatggtggtgggcacctgcaatcctagctacttgggagtctaaggcaggagaatcacttcaaccatggaggtagagattgcagtgagccaagatggcaccactgcactccagcctgggtgacagaacaagattccgcctcaaaaaagaagaaaagaagaaatacactatttaaaaagaaacaaaaatgtcatGTTGACATGTCTACACAATTGCTGCTGTCTCCTCCTCCAGGGAGGAAAATAGAGGACCTTACATTTAGTAGCCAGCGTCACTCTCCTGACACTCCCTCTAGTAAACAATCATTACTAACTAGAGAGCTCACAGACAGATCACCTCTGAAGCTATGTCCGGACAAGTGCCAACGAGAATGAAACACAGGGTAACACATACAGCATTCAGCCCATAAATCAGAGGGATCAGTTTCACTTCTAGTCATACTTTTGCAAAAAGAATTCCAAGAGTTGCAGTATTTAGtctaaattttataaaagacTTATGCAGTCCTGAGTACTGTTTAATACTATAAACAGATACTGCACACTAAGACAGTTAACGTATACAAAAAACAATTTCACACTTaggaaattttatttacttatttattttgagactgagtcttgctctattgcccaggctggagtgcaatggcgtgatcttggctcactgcaacctctgccttccaggttcaagagattctcctgcctcagtttcccgagtaggtgggattacaggtgcccaccatcacacatggctaatatttgcatttttagtagagagggggtttcaccatgttggccaggctggtcttgaacatctgacctcaagtgatccacctgcctagtcctcccaaagtgctgggattacaggtgtgagccactggcacCCGGCTGGAAATTTGTTTTTTGatcaatacattttcttttttttttttttttttgagacggagtttcactcgttacccaggctggagtgcaatggtgcgatcttggctcaccacaacctctgcctcctgggttcaggcagttctcctgcctcagcctcctgagtagctgggattataggcatgcgccaccatgcccagctaattttttgtatttttagtagagatggggtttcatcacgttgaccaggatggtctcgatctcttgacctcgtgatccacctgcctcggcctcccaaagtgctgagattacaggcgtgagccaccgtgcccagccgatcAATACATTTTCAGATCAGTATATACTGCAGTTGATTCCAGCCTAGTTACTTCAACTCAGAACTCCTCAGCTTAGGCCTCTTACTCAAGTGCCTTATTTCACAGGCAAGAAATTGACTCACTCAAGGCCACAAAGGAGGCGATGGCAGAGCCAAGATCAGAAGTGTTAAGGCTGAGAACAGGCAAAGGGCAACAACAGAAAGTCTGTGCAGGCACTCAAAGGTGAGGCACTTTCCTCAGGCACTACTCAGAGGCCAGGCAGAAATTACCTTAGTTCTGTGGTTCTCTGCATTCAGCCCCTCATAGAGATTTGTTGAAATATATTTCACCAAGGATTTCCAGTTCAGTTACATCTTTTAGTAACTAGAAGagggggaaaggaaagaggaaaacaaaacatctttTAGATATGaactcatttttgttttacttttttttttttaattattttgcttttctattttccttggttttttttcattttagttattttcttatctttttttttcttttgtgtgaactcatttttttttgaatggCATTCACTAACTTTCCCTTTAAAGGTATTTCTGGGATTAGTTAATGGCCCCAACATACATAACACAACACCAAGTTACCCAAACAAGAAATCCAGTTAttcttcaacatttattttttgagacagtttcactctttttcccaggctgaagtggaacCATcgtggatcactgcaacctctgcaccccaCTCCCACacctccccccaacccctgccttatttcaggtgattctcctgactcagcctcccaaatagctagaattacaggcacccgccaccacgcttggctatttttttttttcgctctggttacccaggctggagtgcaatggcacgattccGGCTCACCGCAAaccccgccttctgggttcaagcaattctcctgcctcagcctcccaagtagctgggactacaggcacgcgccaccatgcccagctaatttttgtatttttagtagagacggggtttcaccatgttggccaggatggtcttgatctcttgactttgtgatccacccacctcggcctccttaagtgctgggattataggcgtgagccaccacgctcggctattttgtatttttagtagagacagagtttcatgatgttggccaggctggtcactccTAACgttatgatccgcccacctcagcctccttaggtattgggattacaggcgtgagccactgtgcccggcctattcttCAACTTCTTTTCCCTTGTGCCATCCAAAGTCAGTTCttgactgatttatttatttttgagacagggtcgctgtaacccaggctggagtgtaatggcatgatcacggctcactgttagcctcaaccttccaggctcaagtgatcctcccacctcagtttctggagtagctgggaccacaagcacatgccaccacactgggctgatttttctattttttgtagagacagggttttaccatgttactcaagctggtctcaaattcctcggctcaagcaatctacccaccttggcctcccacagtgctgattacaggcatgaaccactgcacccagattgTTCATTGTATTTAatataagaatttcttttttttttttttttttttttgagacaaggtctcactctgtcacccagactggaatgcagagGCTGCTTAATCACAGTCCACCACAGcttcaaatttctgggctcaaatgatcctcctgccttggcctcccaagtggctgggactagaggcctgaaccaccatgcctggctacttttttttttttaagacatggagtTTtactatgcttcccaggctgatcttgaactcctggcctcaagcaatcctcccatctcagactcccaaagtgttgtgattaccgatgtgagccaccacacacccaggtttttttttttttgtttttttttttgttttttgagatggagtcttgctctgttgccaggctggcgtgcagtggcacaatcttggctcactgcaactttcgcctcccgggttcaagctattctcctgcctcagcctcccaagtagctgggattacaggcgcatgccacgacacccagctaatttttgtattttagtagagacagggtttcaccatgttggccaggatggtctcgatctcctgacctcatgatcctcaagcctcagcctcccaaggtactgagaatacaggtgtgagccaccacacccggccttttattgtttatttatttttgtttttgaaacaaagtcttgctctgtcacccaggctggaatgcagtgactctctataacctccacctcctgggttcaagcgattctctacctcagcctcctgagtagctgggactacaggcgcccaccaccacgcctggcttttttttttgtatatttagtagagacagggtttcaccatgttggccaggctggtctccaaatcctgacttcaggtgatccgcccaccttggcctcccaaagtgctgggattatgggggtgAGCCATTGCGCCAAgtctattgtttttttaaaattctttcttgcacctgttcctttttctccatccaTTGCTACTTCTTCAGTTGAGACCTCACAAATCTCACCTGGATCACTGCAAGACATTAAACTTAATAACCTGATTACCAGTTCCCATTTTAGCATAAGTGATCAGGGAAGGCCTAAGAAAATAACATCTGAGCTAAATTTAAGAAGAAACCACCTACGTGAGGACCTGGGGGAGAGAGGTGTTTTGCCAAGGAATAGTAAGTACAAAAGTCTTGTGGCCAGAATAATACTGTACTGGCAAGCCAGAAGAATAGGAGAGAACAGAATAACTCAATTATAAAAGGGGTagtgggagagaaaagagaggactAGAAAATGAAGTTGAAGAATTAAGCAGAGACCAGATCAAGTAGTGCCTTGCTCTGGCCATTAAAACAGTAtggattagccaggtgtggtggctcatgcctgtaatccaggcactatggaggccaaggtggggggatcacctgaggtcgggagttgaagaccagcctgaccagcatggtgaaaccccgtatttaaaaaagaaaaaaaaaaaaagtatgaattttAGTCTAAGTGTGCTCAAGcaccacttttttgtttttttttttgatggggtctcagtctgtggcccaggctgagagcagtggcatgatctcagctcaatgcaaccaccacctctccggtttaagcaattctcctgcctcagcttcccgaatagctgggattacagcactcatcaccacgcctggctaatttttatatttttagtagagatggggtttcaccacgttgaccaggctggtctggaacttctgacctcaggtgatcaacctgcctctgcctcccaaagtgctgggattcttacgttattatttttttaaaaaaaataagcagaggAGTGGCACAATCTAATGTCTGCTCTTAGAAGATGGATAGCTGTTACGTGGAGAATTATTTGTAGAGGGTGTGGGAAAAACAGAGGCAAGAAGAGCAGGCTTCgccgggtgcagtgcctcatgcctgtaattccagcactttgggaggccgaggcgggttgcgGGGGGAGCACAAGGTCAttagatcgagtccatcctggccaacacagtgaaaccccgtctctactgaaatataaaaataatcagttgggcgtggtggtgggcgactgtattcccagctactcaggagactgaggcagaattgctcgaacccaggaggcggaggttgcagtgagcggagatcgtgccacttgcactccagcttggcgcctggcGAGAGCGgacagcgagactctatctcaaaaaaaaaaaaagggcagtcTCAAGGTTTTTCCAACAGCCCTAGGCAGGAGCGAGTAGCTTGAATTACAACCGCAGCGGAAACGGAGAGAAGTAAATGGATTTCGGATCTATTTTGGCACTGGAATGGCAGGGCTTGCTGCTGGAATAGACGTGAGGATGTAGGAAAGGGGAGTCACAGGTAATCCCTAGATTTCCTGTACTGTAACTGGAGTAAATCACCCTCCTGAGGGTAGCTAAGGAACAGGTTGGGACAGAGGATTTTTTTGCACCAAAAGACCTATTTTGGACACACTATGAAAAGACGCTATTATTTCTTCTACAGGTGATGTCCGTGAGCAGTTGGATAATCAAATCTGGAGCATTTCAGTCTCAAATATCTCCTTAGAGTGGTCCAAAGAGATCTCTGCAGCCAcggttacattttctttatccgaaGCTATGGCACAGCTCACTAACTGCCATTCTTCCACGTGCTGGAAAAGCAAGGCCTAGTTAACATCATTCCTTTTCGTGCCGAAAGACTGAATGTTCAACACTTAGGACACAGAGCAGCGTAAGGTCCCAGAATACAGGGTGTCAGCAATTTCAGCGCTCCCCTCGGCCCAAGCAAAGCTCCAGCGGGGGCAGATGAGACCCAGGAGTAGCTAGGGAGGGCCTGGAAGCCGCCGGCACTGGCCGGCAGGGGAAACCCTGGAAAAAGTCTCCCGGCCTCTCGTATCACCCGCTTCAGGCCCTCTGCCCTCCCCTGACCTCTCGGGACGGCCACGCTTACCTGATCCGGACTGTACCCACAAGGGCGCTCCTGACTCGGGGTGCATACCGTGGAGAAACGAGAACGACTGCCACAACCAGCTGAACAAACGAAGCCGCCATACTCTTCTGCCCAGCCCCGGCGAGGTGCGCATGCGTAGTGCCGGGAGctacccccccccgcccccgcggCCGGCGGGCGCGTCCACGTCAAGCGGAAGTCTCGCGGTGTTTGCGTTTGAACGCCTTGGCGGGCGCTGGCTATGGCGGCTTCGCTCCCGGGAACTGGGAGCCGGCTTTTCCGCACTTACGGGGCTGCAGGCGGCAGAAGACAGCGGCGGCAGGGCCGGGCAGCCGCGCAGTGGTTCCCGCCGCAGGAGCGGAGGCGTTTCTTCGACAGCAGCGGCAGCAACGACGCCAGCTTCGGCTGCCCCTCGCAGTCTGACGATCCTGACGATCCCGACGACCCCGACTTCCTGGGCAGCCCGGTGGCGCGGCGGCGGAGGCATCCCGGCGGCCGAGTCCCCAAGGACCCGCCCAGCCTGACCGTGACCCCAAAGCGCCGGAAGCTGCGAGCTCGGCCGAGCCTAACCGTGACCCCAAGAGGCCTGCGGCTACGAGCTCGGCCCCCGCAGAAGTGCAGCACCCCCTGCGGCCCACTCCGGCTTCCGCCCTTCCCCAGCCGCCACCCCGGCCGCCTCAGTCCGGACCTCAGCGTGTGCGAACAGCCCAGGGACGGCGACGAGCTGGGCACCAGCGCCTCCCTATTCAGCTCTCTCGCTTCGCCCCGCCCCGGGTCCCCAACGCCGAGGGACAGTGTCATCTCCATCGgcacctccacctctctggttgcAGCGTCTGCCGTCCCGAacggcctccacctcccggaaGTCTCCCTGGACCGAGCATCTCTCCCCTGCTCCCTGGAGGAAGCGACAGGAGGAGCCAGGATTGTCCGCCAAACCCGTGCCAGCCTCAGGTCAGCTCTCTTTGGCCTTATGAACAGAGGAACCCCTGAGGATTCAGAGTTTGGGGCAGATGGAAAGAATATGAGGGGATCCTATTGTAAGAGGAAACCGTTGGGAAATAGACCAGAGGGTTCCGGTGTGCCAAGCACAGGCAAGAGGAGGGCCACAGGCCAGGATTCTTGTCCAGAGAAAGGGCTTCAGGAGGCCGTGGGGATAGAACATCAGGAGGCCAGGGTTTGCAACGGCTGCATTGTGCCCGGAGGACCCGACAGGCCTGAGAGAACTCAACCAAGGCGGAAGAGCAAACGTCAGGAGGCAGTGGAAACCTCTCTCCTCCATTCCCACCACTTTAAAAAGGGCCAAAAGATGAGAAAAGATTCGTTCCCCACCCAGGACCTGACTCATTTACAGAATGCCTGCTCTTGGACCAAAACCAGGGCCTCCTTCAGTTTCCACAAGAAGAAAATTGTGACTGATGTGTCGGAGGTCCACAGCAGCTACACCACTGCCACTTCTCTCTCCGGATCCCTTCTGTCCGAATATTCACACCGTCCTGCCCGGAGCAGAACAAGCAGTGCTCTGTCCTGGTGCTCCTCTTCTATGTATTTGCTAAGCCCCTTAAACACTCCTTCAAACAAAAAGGCATCTGATGCTGAGAAGGTTTATGGGGAATGCAGTCAGAAGGGTCCCATCCCCTTTAGCCATTGCCTTCCCACAGAAAAACTGGAACACTGTGAGAAGATTGGGGAAGGGGTGTTTGGCGAAGTGTTTCAGACAATTGCCGATCACATGCCTGTCGCTGTAAAAATCATTGCCATTGAAGGACCAGATTTAGTCAATGGATCCCAGCAGAAAACCTTTGACGAAATCCTGCCAGAGATCATCATCTCCAAAGAGTTGAGCCTCTTGTCTGGTGACGCGTGCAACCGCACGGAAGGCTTTATTGGGCTGAACTCAGTGCACTGTGTGCAAGGATCTTACCCTCCCTTGCTCCTCAAAGCCTGGGATGACTATCATTCAACCAAAGGGTCTGCAAATGACCggcctgatttttttaaagaagaccaGCTCTTCATTGTGCTGGAATTTGAGTTTGGAGGGATTG
Encoded here:
- the HASPIN gene encoding serine/threonine-protein kinase haspin codes for the protein MAASLPGTGSRLFRTYGAAGGRRQRRQGRAAAQWFPPQERRRFFDSSGSNDASFGCPSQSDDPDDPDDPDFLGSPVARRRRHPGGRVPKDPPSLTVTPKRRKLRARPSLTVTPRGLRLRARPPQKCSTPCGPLRLPPFPSRHPGRLSPDLSVCEQPRDGDELGTSASLFSSLASPRPGSPTPRDSVISIGTSTSLVAASAVPNGLHLPEVSLDRASLPCSLEEATGGARIVRQTRASLRSALFGLMNRGTPEDSEFGADGKNMRGSYCKRKPLGNRPEGSGVPSTGKRRATGQDSCPEKGLQEAVGIEHQEARVCNGCIVPGGPDRPERTQPRRKSKRQEAVETSLLHSHHFKKGQKMRKDSFPTQDLTHLQNACSWTKTRASFSFHKKKIVTDVSEVHSSYTTATSLSGSLLSEYSHRPARSRTSSALSWCSSSMYLLSPLNTPSNKKASDAEKVYGECSQKGPIPFSHCLPTEKLEHCEKIGEGVFGEVFQTIADHMPVAVKIIAIEGPDLVNGSQQKTFDEILPEIIISKELSLLSGDACNRTEGFIGLNSVHCVQGSYPPLLLKAWDDYHSTKGSANDRPDFFKEDQLFIVLEFEFGGIDLEQMRRKLSSMATAKSILHQLTASLAVAEASLHFEHRDLHWGNVLLKKTSLKELSYTLNGKTSTIPTRGLQVNIIDYTLSRLERDGIVVFCDVSMDEDLFTGEGDYQFEIYRLMKKDNNNCWGEYHPYSNVLWLHYLTDKLLKQMTFKSKCNTPAMKEVKKKIQDFHSTMLNFSSATDLLCQHSLFQ